Part of the Suricata suricatta isolate VVHF042 chromosome 8, meerkat_22Aug2017_6uvM2_HiC, whole genome shotgun sequence genome, TCTATTGCCCTTGCCCTTCTGCTGCTGGCTCTTTGAAACTGTTCTAAGCTCTCCTGCTCTATCCCTTGCCTCAAGGCCACGTCTGCCTTCTGACCTCTCACATCTCTGCAAGTTCAGACTTCTCCAAAGGATCATCTCAATTATCTGTCATGATTTCCTCTCCTCTGACTGCCATCTGGATCTATTGCAATCTGGATTTTTCTGTCATCGGTCCTCAGGGACAATGATCTCTGTGTTGCTAAGTCCAAGTCCAACAGGCCTTGCCCAGCCCTGGCCTTACCTGACCTTCCAGTGGAATGCTCACCCACATTCTCCCTCTTGACCCATTCTCCACTGGGCTTCCAAGCTTCTGGGCTCCCGGGGTTTCTCCAGGCACCATGGCTGCTCCTTGGCATGTTATCCCCTTTCCTTGTCTGCCCCGCCCCGTGCTGGAGTTTTGGAGGATCAGTTCCATACCCTCTTTTTCTCCtggtctctcttcttttcttcctccctcggCAGCTAGAATCCCCACTGAGTAAGTAGAGGCCGCTCACAACTTCCTTTCTCAGCCCAGACTTCTCTGATATCTCTTCACCTGGTATCTCTTGGGAATCTGCAAGTTATCGCCATCAGCATGTCCCAACTGAACTCACCGCCCCTCCTCCTACAAACCTGGTGTGTTTCCAGAGTGGCAAACCAAGCCAGTCACGCAAAGGCACAACCAGGGAGTCACCCTCCCTCACCGGCCTCATCAAGTTCTGCCAGTTCCTCCAAAGTGTTTCTCTGATCTACCACATGTGTTCATCCAAACAgttttctcctcttccatctcaCCTGGACGTCCGCCCCCATTCCTGTCATCAGTCTGTCCACAACGTGCCACGGCCAACATGATTGTTTGGAGTCTAAATCTATGTTTCTTTGTGCCTGAaatactttaggggcgcctgtgtctctcttggttaagcgtctgactcttgatttgggctcaggtcatgatctcatggttctgggctcagatcacgatctcacagttcgggagtttgagcccagcatcagcaGACactgtgaggcctgcttgggattttctctctctgccccttccctgcttacatgcACACaccctcgctcgctctctttccctcaaaatatataaataaaacaaagaaaaagaaatgaagtcttcCCATCATTAATGAAAAACCACAACCCTTAACATGGTTTGGTTTATGAGGTTTGCTCCCAAGATTCCTTTCCAGCCCCATCTTACCCTCCTCCCGTGTTCTCTCCTTCCAGCCCCACTGGCCTTGCTTCATGCTCTCTTCTACCACAGGGTGACTTCTTTCATACCTGACTTCTGTGTGGACCACACTTCCTTCCCAGTGTGTCCAGGAACCTCATCCGTCAGATCAAATTTCTCTACAAAACCATTAAACACTCTTTGCCACGTACTTCCCATAAGCACCAGTGATCACAGTAGTCATTGTCTCTGTACTTACTAATGTGATGCCCTGCTAGAGTGTAAACCTCATCAAAGAAGACGGCGTTATCTATTTTCACCGCTGTTACATCACTAGCACCCAGCAGAGGAGCTGGCCCTTGGGAGGcagtcaataagcatttattgactAGGTGAAGTAATCAATTAATGGTATGGTTTGGAtgttgagtgtttttaaaatatagcctttactaagaaagaaaagagcagttTCTGGGTTCACGGCAAGATACTGAGTGGGTTTTGATTTAGAGCACATTGTGCAAAGTAAACAAGTTAGAAATAATAGCATGCTAGACAAGAGAACCTAGATACAGAATAGTTTGGGGCTGTCAGTCGAttcagcatctggcttcagctcgggtcatgatctcatggttcgtgggttcaaccccatgtcaggttctatgctgacagctcggagcctggagcctgcttcggattctgtctgtctcttctcccccccaccccaaaaaaaaccaaacatttaaaaaagatacccTAAAcacaaaaaagtgttttaatgccTCTGGTTAAGCTTTTATCTTCCTAACGAAACCAAAGCAGTTGAGCCTCTTCTAATGAACCCCTGTGCCTTTGAGTGGATTTTAGGAATAAATAAGCCAATGAAGGATAAACGCTCGTGCACATGGAGTGGGGAGAGCCGCTCTGGGGAGGAGGTGAGAAGCTCATCAGACGGTGTCAGGCTGAAGGGGGGGTGACAATGACCAGCACATCCTTCCTGATGCAGCCTGGTCTCTTCTGGTTTCCCCAGGTGGAAGGCTTGGCCATCATCTGGGTGGTGTCTAACACCACACTGTGGCCAGCCACGTCCATCCCAGTATCTAAATGTGAGGGCATCCCGCTCTTGGGCCAGGAGTGGGAGACTAGAAGAACAGGCAGTACCGCTtctgtccttcctgccctcctcaACACCCTCCCCCACTTTACCATGTCAGTTCCTGAGCCTGCAGTTCTGTGCTTTGTAGGGAGTTCGGGAGAACTGAAACGAAGCACCTTTAATGGGTTGCCCTAAAATCCTCTAGTGACTGAGAAGACAATGGACTAGAAGTAAATCCCTGCATGTAATGCGGTTTTGACAGCAGTCAAGGGTGGGGGCCGAGTGGTGGCCCTATTCCATCTCGTCTAAAATATTCATGTCACTTAATGTGTTTCCATCCATCTTAATTGAGGCAATGATGTCAGTGGTTAAGATTATGAGCTGTAATAGATGATAGAATGGACTTTGCTTCTCCGCTCTGACTCTTGCTAGCGTGGCCTGTAGAAAGGCCAGCAAGAAAGAAGCTAAATTGACAGAATGAACTAGACGACCTTCAGGAAGCATGTGTCCTCGATCCAGGAAAACAGGCAGGGTGTTTTAGGGGAATGTGCAGGGGTTTGAGAAAGTAGAGGCTCCAGAGAAAGGGCAAATGAGATATTAACAGATTCTTGGGCAGGTCAAGGAGGACAGGTTATTAGGAAAGATAAAGCAGAGCCAAGACTACTGACTTCGTGGGGGCAAAACTTGAATATGATGTgaagacattcattcatttgcccaACGGGTATTTACTAAGCAACTACTAGATACACCACATTGGGAGAGATCCTAAGGGTTCATTAGTAGTTGCCATTAAATAGCTTAcatcgggggcacctgggtggctcagccagttgggcagctgacttcggctcaggtcatgatctcacaatccatgggttcgagccccgctttgggctctgtgctgacagctcagagcctgcagcctgctttggattctgtgtctccctctctctctgcccctcctgtgctcatactctgtttctccctttctcaaaaataaataaacgttaaaaaatttaaaaaaaatagcttgcaTTGGATCTGGAAGAGGAATACAGGATCAGAAGACTGAATGCATGGGGGCAGCAGGAGCATGCAAGGAAGATGCCACACAGACAGCAGACCTGTGCTCACCACGTCCAAGAGCTCACTGGAAGAAGGGACCAAGTTAGCTAGGCTCAGACTGTGGGGCCTCCGAACCTGCCTCCTCCCAACCTCAGAGTGCCACACAGCGTGTTCCATGAATGTCCGGTTCACCGCGTGTGGTCGGAAACTTGCAGAAGAGGAGCTCAGAGCATGAAAGCCACCTCCCCAGGGGGGACTCCCCTGATCTTGCAGCCCAGGTCAGGTTCTGCTGCTCTGCACCCTCATGCAGTGAGACTCGCGTCCTCCCTGGTGCTCCCAGTACTGTGTGAGGCCACATGAACCTAGGGGACCCTCTGATCGACGCCTGTCTGCCGCTCCAAACCCCGAGTTCCAAAGGGACCAGGAGCCACTTCATGTTTCCTTATCTTGCGCCTCCAGGGGCAGGGCGCGCAGCAGGTGCAGGGCAGGTGTGGCCCACAGCAACCTCAATAAACGTTTGCCCAGTGAGCGAGAAACTGCAGTCATGAATGCAGGGCGTCGGGTTGGGGGCGAGGGGCGGCAGGTTCCGCAGAGTCTGGGGAGACCCCTGCGGGGTGATTCCGGACCTGGTCGCTCAGGGCTGCGGTTGCTCAGGGCTGCGGCTGAGTTCCTGGAGTGACCTCGCCCCCTAccggcctccccccaccccctctgcgcAGCGGTGTTGCCAATAGCTGCACCTtgttggggagagggtggggggagtgagCGAGTCCTCACGCCCCGGAAACCGTGAATGAATCCAGCTGGGGTTCAAGCGACTTGCGAGCCTTCATCGGTCTAGAGGTTTCTGAGAGCCCGAGGCTCTGAGCAACCCATGCCGATGCCCAGCGAAGTCTCTGGCACACGGCGGGCACTCGCGTTGGTTTgttgggtgaaataggtggagGGGAGACGTGGACAGAGCAGCAAAACGGGAAAGGACAGCAAGTAAGGAAAGAGGGCaagcggggcaggggagggaggagcgaGAGGCCCTGCCCGGGCCGCACGGACATCCGGGGTTTACACGTCGCGGAGGTGAGCCGTACCTGGTGCGGTGGCAGGTGCCACACCAGGGCCTTCTCCGACACTCCGCGCACACACCTGTCGTGAGTGGCTCCGGCCAGGCCCCGCAGGGCGCGCTGCTAGGACCCCCGCCAAGCCCACACCCGCTCACCTGCAGATGGTGGGCCGTGAGGACAGGCCTCTTCCCCGGACACCAGACGTCCTCCTTCATCTGCCTCAGGGCCCGGAGACACTGCCTGCGGCAGCCGCCGTCCTCATCCAGCTGGGCCAGCAGCACCTGCTCGGCCTGCAGGAAGCTTTGCTGCCAGTGGTAATTTGAAGAGGCCAACAGGGCAAACCCGAACGACTAGGGAAAGAGAACACTGTCTGCAAGAGGAGAAGCCGGTGCTGGCCGGAGTGGAAAGCCACCTTTGAAGCCATCCACgactctggggtgggggcggggggccgccAGGAGGCAGGCAGCGTCTCCTATGTGGGGAGGTGGAAGGAGCCTGGGGCAAGGCCCCTTCCTGGAGCGCAGTGCATTGGTGACACTTGTACCCACTGCGGGGAGCTGGTTCTCCACGTTGAGCCCGCACTAGAATCACCTGCAGGGGCTTCTTAAAACACTGATCGCTGGGCCCTGCCCAGCAGGTTCTCATTCAGTAGGTCCAGGGTAGGGCCAGGGAATAATCTGCATTTCTCACAGGCTCTCCGATTCTAGGACCCACACCTGGAGAAGCGCTGATCTAGCGCAACCCTCTCCTTCCAGAGCTCTTTAGCAGTCAGTGAGGCCAAGCGGAGAGCCCCCTGCTCCGGTGAGCGGGGGCCCCAGCTCCCCGGCTCCCAGATACCTTGATACACGCCACTTGCTCTCGGGAAGGCCAGCGCTTCAGACAGGGAGGCCAGCGAGCTTTCTCAGACCAGGCAGTGGGGATCTCCACCATGGGGACCAGCTCCAGTTCCACCCGACATGCGGAGGTTTCCACGGCAACCCACACTGTGGAGCGCTGTGACAGCAAGCTGACCTCACCTGGCGGGAAATGACAGCGTGGTGATGAGAAGAGAGAGCCTGGCTCAGTGCTAACGATCAGAGAGGGAATTTTGGCACAGCGGCTCTGACCCAGCTCCTTGCAACGGGTGAGGGGCAACTTTCACGTGTCAGGAGCACCCCAAGGGAGGGGTGTTTATGTCAAAACTAGACAAATAGCTGAGTCCATAAACATAGAAGCGTTGCTAGAAAATCTTcttgttggttgtttctttttcctttctcccccatccccaaagTTTTATGgctccttttcttttaatagattcttggggtgcctgagggggctcagtcggttaagcacccgacttcagctctggtcctgatctcatggtctgtgagtttgagccctgcatcgggttctgtgccaacagctcgcagcctggagcctgcttcagattctgtgtctccctctctctctgcctctccccgacttgcattctgtttctctcaaaaaaagaaaaaagataaaaacttaaattcTTTTCAGAAGGCCCAACtgaagaaaagagacacagaagaccAAGGAAAGATGTATTACTAGCTGGTAAAAACGAAATGCAACCATCCCTCGTCCCCCCattccacccaggtgtcctgacctTGCTGAGGATAGCCTCCACCCCCTGACTCATTCACCTGCTTCTGGTGAGTTCGGCTTACCAACCTCTCACCCGAGTGCCAGCCTCTCAGCCCACACGGCTTCGTATCCACCATCCACGAAGCCAGTCTAGCCCCAGATGCATTTCTCATCCGAAGCCCttgtaattataaaatacttcaaaGTGCTCCTAGCCATGGGCTTAAATTAAGGTCGAAGGAGTGGAAAGAAGGCTCCAGTGCCTCTTCCAaccaaagagaggcagagaaaataaagGCATCCTCTACGAGAACTCATCACCCATCCGCTCCCCCTTCTTTCAAAAGATACACAGTCGTTTTGTTTGTGTGTCTGCCCTCATTACGAACAAGGATGAGCAGTCTTGAATGGGgatctgttgtttttctcttctttgcccagagaagaaaatggaagctcACTCACTAATTGTGTTAGGCTGTTCAAAAGGAAAACATTCCTCCCCCGGCTGGGGTGTGAGAAGGAGCTGACCCTCTGCATCTCATCAGGGCTGCCCACACAGGGACATGACAACGCCCGGCACATTGGCGTTATTTACCGAAGGCATCTCACCGCCCTGGCCCGGTTTGAATCTGTCGTTTGCACTTTCACTAGTACCATTGTTGCAAGGTTAGGAGGTGAGCACCTGCTGGAacctgcctgccctgcccacaCCCTGCTTCTGCCCTGGCTCTGCTTCCTTAGTGTGTGACTCCCGCACGTTACCTCGTCTCTCTacacctcagttttcttgtctgtaaaacagGTAGAAAACTAACTCCTACTCTACAGGTTTACATTACATTTTCCATGAAAGCATCCTACACGTGGTAAAAATGCATTAAACGTTTGCCCATTCCATCATGGAGCCTTCCAAAACAGTGCTGTCTAGACAAGTAACTGAAATGTGTGCCAGTTCCATTATGGAACCTTCCAGAATGGTTCTGCCTAGACAAGTAAATGTACCTTCAgatccttctctttctgcacaCGTGGGAGTGCACCTTGTTCGGTACTGTGGTTTCCTGTCATCATCCAGCACAAGGATTTTTCAAAgctatgtgtgtacacacatcaATATAccgcattgttttttttttaatttttaaacatttatttatttttgagagacagagacacagagcgtgagcaggggagggcagagagagagggagacacagaattggaagcaggctccaggctccaagctgtcagcccagagcctgaggcagggttcaaactcacaaacagcgagatcatgacctgagctgaagtctgatgcttaaccaactgagccacccaggcgcgccaatGTACCCCATTCCTAAGGGCTGCACAATGGCCCGAAAGGCTAAGGTAGCACAATTTATTTTGTCAATTTCCCCCTTGTAATTGACATTATTTCTAGTTACTATTACAAAGCCTATGGCAGTGAATAGCCTTGTACATATTtccctgaaaattttttttaatgtttatttatttttgaaagacagagacacagtatgagcaggggaggggcagaaagagagggagacacagaatccgaagcaggctccaggctctgagctgtcagcacagagcccgacatggggcttgaacttaccaacagtaagctcatgacctgagccaaaatcggccacttaaccaactgagccacccaggcgcccctacatatttctcttttatgtgTAGGAATGCGTTTCTAGGACTGGGGTTGTTGAATTGTCAAGCTAagcacattataaaaataaaaacagacaaattgcCCTTAAAAAGGGAGGCACCAATATACACTTCCAGGAACAATGCATGAAGAAGGCTGTGGCACCACACTCACCCCTGCACTGAGCACGATCCTGCTTCTTCATCCTCATCAACCTATGAGGTGTGTTAATGCACACTGCTTGAAATACATGCTAGATGGAATGTGTTTTCCCACTTTTTTACTACCATTTGttcacattctttttctgtgggtcattttttgggggggggtcagTATTTCTATTGGTctactcatatttttttcttattggttgATAAATATTCTTCTATAGTGAAGGGAATTAGCCATTTTTTTCCCAGTGTGAAATTCGCTTTTTTATTCCGTGTgaacaaaatgtgtgtgtatgtgtatgcgcATGTGCACCTATACCGCATGGTGGCATACGGTTTAAGGTTTGGGgggccgcctgagtggctctgtcagttaagtgtccgactttgtctcaggtcacgatctcgtggttcgtgagttcgagccccacaccgggctctatgcaacagttcagagcctggagcatgcttcggattctgtgtctccctctctgtctcttcctccccagtttgcactctgtcactctctttctctcaaaaataaataaacactaaaaaaatttttttaaagatttggggATTGTCAAATTTAATCAATTTTTTGTGGCTTCTCAATTTTGTGTTTTGGCACAAGTCAGTAGTTTCCAAATGTGGCCTATCAAAACACCAGGGTATAAAACATGTCAGTCAGGAGGTGTGGTAGAAATGTGCTAAGAACAAAGATCTGGGGTTTGTgagtaatttgctttttaaaaaagagtattcacgtttatggggtgcctgggcgtctcagtcggttaggcatctgacttcaactcagatcatgatctcgcagtccatgggttcaagtcctgcatctgggctctgtgctgacagcttggagcttggagcctgcctccgattctgtgtctccctcgctctctgcccctccctggcttgaactctgtctctctctcaaaaataaacaaacattaaaaaaaaaaaaagtacctacatttttaagttaacatCCAAAAAGGGATGCATAACCCAAAGACCATTATATCTACACCAGGGCGGTAATCCATTTAAATCTAAGCAAATCCTGTATGGATTCCATTCTTTGGTGCGTCACAGCAGAACAAAGAGATAATTTCTACTGTGAGGATCAAAGAGATGTAAGGAGCACACGATCAGGGTCTCCCTTTATAGCGACCCGGGCTCCAGGTTAACAGCCAAGCACAGGAGTTTTAGAGCAAATGGAAAATGCCAGAAACTGCTCTTGTACTTTTCTCGAGCTACTCACCTGAGAGATGACAGGTTCCGATTGCGTTTTCTACCAGCTTCCGGAACACCTGGAGGACCTTGGCGGGCACGATATCTCCCTCAATGTTCACGTCTGCCTCGTGCCACTGCCATTGGCTCTTCATGAACTGCTCCACCGCCAGCCACTGGTGCAGGCCCTCGGGGTCCTGCAAGGGACAGGGGAGCCTGGTGCCCTGCAGGGTGTAGTGCCGCCAGCGCTGCTCCCTGGCCTCCCTGTACCCCGCCAGGCCCTTCACTGGGACTGTGACGAGGAACTGGCTGGGGGCCAAAACCTGGGGTCAagacgggggagagagagagagagagagagagagagaggtgagttCCCAGACTCGGGAGGTCACAGAAATCCCCAGGGAGCCGACCTGTCGAACCGGGCAGCTCCGTGAACTACTCAACCCTCAGCAATGTGCCGAGATGGGCAGAGAGCTGCACCTGTTCATCACAGGATGTGTCTTTGTTCTGCCACGAACCACCGCAAGGCGTCGGGCGGGCAGGTTAACTCGCGGAGCCCTTGGGGTCAGGAATCTTCAAGGAGGAGAGTGAGCCTGACCCACAGCCCTAGTGGGCACCTGAAGTCCAGGCGGAGAAGAGAACGCGGGGAAGGAAAATGGGACACATCGTGTCCTGCACATACTAAGCCCCTAATTCTCATGCCTTAGACCATGGCATCTTCCCAGTTACACAATGAGGTGGTGGCTTTGTTAACACTTCCCAGATGAGGAATCTAAGGCTCAGAGGGGCTCTGAGATCTTCTGAGGGACACACAGCCATTCAGTGGTAGAGCCAGAAGGTGAGCcagagccctctgttgggctggATCTCAGGGAGGAATGACCTGGAACAGCCAAAGGGTCTTgtagaggaggggctgggaggaggtgaAAGCATTCAGCAAAAATGTCCCCCTTTCTTTTTGCTTGTACTGATGACCCATAGCCTGTTTGAATGATCAGTCCTTGCAATGTCACAGATGAAACAAAAGGCAGTGGCTGAGGCCACCTGAGTCATTGAGATGATCCTAAGTTTCACAGAGTAAGGCAAACAATCAGAATCTACCTACGGGTATGGGTTAAGTAGAGGTCAGGGTGAAAGTGGTCAGGTCAACAGTCCAAAGGAGAGAACACACTGGCCGGCAGGGCACTGCCCCCAAAGGGAGCCTGACACCACAGGCCATGTCACGTGGCCGTCTGCTCCACGCCGCACCTTCCCCCATCTGTCAGCTGTACACTGCACGAGCACCCCTCTTTCGTGGAAAATTCTGACAGTAGTATTTGGTTAATCTTTGCTCAGGGCCCCGTCTTTGGCCAATTCGGGGGCAAACAGCAAACTTGACCTCAGTCTCGAGAACAACAGTGTGTTGCTTTAGATGATGGATTTACATGACTTCTGGTGCCTATAGAAAGGCGGCAGGATTAAAAAAGGGAAcaaagcagggcgcctgggtggctcagtcagttaagcatctgacttcagctcaggtcatgatctcacagttcgtgagtttgagccctgcattgggctctgtgctgacagctcagagcctggagcctgcttcagattctgtgtgtgtgtgtgtgtgtgtgtgtgtgtgtgtgtgcgcgcgtgcgcgtctctctctgtctctcccccatttgcactctctctctctctcaaaaataaacattaaaaattttttaaaaggaacaaatctAAGCTATGGCACTCCCAATCAATACATTATTTGAGTCCACTTGCATGTGAATTCAAGAGTACAACTATCATGTTACTAGTCACATCAATCGTACCTAATTAACACTTGCCAAATGTGGtccaagataaaataaaagcaacttttaTATGCCCCACTGTAACTATTTTCAAAACTTAACATGCAGGACATGATGTTATAAATGcaagatgttattttttaattttttaatgtttttttaaaaatttattttgagagacagagagagtgaagcaggggagggtaagagagacagggagatacagaatctgaagcaggctccaggctctgagttagcatcgcacagagcccaacgtgggatttgaacccatgaaccatgagatcatgcctgagccgaagccggacgcttaaccgaatgagccacccaggcacaccacagATGTATTTTAAACTGTGGATGCTAAGTGAGACCACGGAAGGAAATCTCCTCCGACAGAATTCTAGGAAAATGGAGGTGTGTTTCTACTCCTTGTCCCTGGTCTGTATTTGTCTAATGCAGGTTGTAAGAGTGACAGATGTGGGCAAACGATGTTGTGATATGTCAGGATTTCAtctaattttacaatttttatccCGGGGTGAATCTCCCAAGATCTGCACTCTGACCCCAAATCTGTAAGTCCCAGAATCTTGTGGGTGGTCCTTGGGCCCAGCACCCTTGAGACATCCTGGACCAGCA contains:
- the MAB21L3 gene encoding protein mab-21-like 3 gives rise to the protein MKSLSAGDLEDYLLNKVDLRRQRISQIVEEVQKVVHRLTTEISLQDLRFQAVPYSDTYNGNIKVLAPSQFLVTVPVKGLAGYREAREQRWRHYTLQGTRLPCPLQDPEGLHQWLAVEQFMKSQWQWHEADVNIEGDIVPAKVLQVFRKLVENAIGTCHLSGEVSLLSQRSTVWVAVETSACRVELELVPMVEIPTAWSEKARWPPCLKRWPSREQVACIKSFGFALLASSNYHWQQSFLQAEQVLLAQLDEDGGCRRQCLRALRQMKEDVWCPGKRPVLTAHHLQTVLFWTCEKYPHLKDWQAFGKAFLRLVRKLHKCVSQHFLKHYFVRKSNLLQCAGSSELDAVAQKLALFLKNPQISLP